The following coding sequences are from one Rhipicephalus microplus isolate Deutch F79 chromosome 3, USDA_Rmic, whole genome shotgun sequence window:
- the LOC142803217 gene encoding BEN domain-containing protein 5-like, whose protein sequence is MLFHLAKGLGASDELPLFFQVDNQIHLGNGIFLEQEKWAWLLSRPRDSLFCKEATKLLWGVSVLHNRSITGAPCRRYVRSENQAPPRRALTPKKLEAVGNAFSKYIAGRPSETAPMERLRKMNRFIAEMLNDLNK, encoded by the exons GGTTTGGGTGCCAGTGATGAACTGCCGCTGTTTTTCCAGGTGGACAATCAA ATTCACCTAGGAAACGGCATATTCCTGGAGCAGGAAAAATGGGCATGGCTGCTTTCGCGTCCGAGAGACAGCTTGTTCTGTAAGGAGGCGACCAAGCTTCTGTGGGGTGTGAGTGTCCTCCACAACAGGAGCATCACAGGAGCCCCTTGTCGGCGCTATGTGCGCTCAGAAAACCAGGCACCACCCAGGAGGGCACTCACGCCTAAGAAATTGGAGGCAGTCGGAA ATGCCTTCAGCAAGTACATTGCTGGGAGACCCAGTGAAACGGCACCAATGGAGAGGTTAAGAAAAATGAACAGATTCATTGCTGAAATGTTGAACGACCTAAATAAGTGA